In one Vibrio rarus genomic region, the following are encoded:
- a CDS encoding M23 family metallopeptidase, which translates to MKEHVIVTVSTVDGTRHFQLGKLYQHCLKGMIYLTFAAIFTAGVMIYYLNNEVDFALSKQTELQNRSLKLSEEVEQLQRLKVELEGDLGAGEERLQQVSDRLADLEVVLGVAEKDGELEHRLDAAAVTSSVRLYMLNNIPNGSPVGDVRVSSHYGYRIHPKTGKKTLHRGIDYAVNTGAPIYATADGVVEVVRPSKTGSGNFLRLQHAYGFSSSYSHLQKFKVKSGDFVEKGQLIAYSGNTGFSTGPHLHYEIRFVGRALDPLAFHEWSATNFETLFEKERGIRWDSLVKRIENRASNQLQLSSQKGVRLKDSSS; encoded by the coding sequence ATGAAAGAGCATGTCATAGTCACAGTATCCACTGTTGATGGAACTCGTCATTTCCAGTTAGGAAAATTATACCAACATTGCCTTAAAGGCATGATCTATTTGACCTTCGCTGCCATTTTTACCGCGGGTGTAATGATTTATTACCTCAATAACGAAGTTGACTTCGCCCTATCTAAACAAACTGAACTACAAAATCGTTCGCTTAAATTGAGCGAAGAAGTGGAACAGTTACAACGATTAAAAGTAGAGCTTGAAGGGGACTTAGGTGCAGGTGAGGAACGCTTGCAACAGGTGTCGGATAGGTTAGCGGATCTTGAGGTGGTATTAGGTGTAGCCGAAAAAGATGGTGAACTGGAACACCGCCTTGATGCAGCCGCGGTAACCTCTTCAGTTCGCCTTTACATGCTCAATAATATTCCTAATGGCTCTCCGGTAGGTGATGTGCGTGTCTCTTCACATTATGGCTATCGAATTCACCCTAAAACAGGCAAAAAGACCCTGCATCGTGGTATCGATTACGCGGTCAATACAGGGGCACCAATTTACGCTACCGCAGATGGAGTGGTTGAGGTGGTAAGGCCAAGTAAAACGGGCTCTGGTAATTTTTTACGCTTGCAACATGCCTATGGTTTTTCTAGTTCTTATTCTCATCTGCAAAAATTTAAAGTGAAGTCGGGAGATTTTGTAGAAAAAGGTCAATTGATTGCCTATTCCGGTAATACCGGCTTTTCTACTGGTCCTCATCTTCATTATGAGATTCGTTTTGTAGGTAGAGCACTAGATCCATTGGCATTCCATGAATGGAGTGCCACTAATTTTGAAACATTATTTGAAAAAGAACGAGGTATTAGGTGGGATTCTTTAGTCAAAAGAATAGAAAATCGGGCAAGCAATCAGTTACAACTCTCATCGCAAAAGGGTGTCAGGTTGAAGGACAGTTCAAGTTAG
- a CDS encoding YibL family ribosome-associated protein — translation MSAKQEIQNLNNRIDKCKHKLEAARLRSDSSMIRQFEQEITKLQKQVAQLKHKESYDLNKERKELSDKPFSRPITKKEQADMGQLKRRVKGIVVVHPLTKLGKALRIDEVTGFADKEF, via the coding sequence ATGTCTGCAAAACAAGAAATTCAGAACCTAAACAACCGTATTGATAAGTGTAAGCATAAGTTAGAAGCTGCCAGACTACGTAGTGATTCATCAATGATTAGACAGTTTGAGCAAGAGATCACTAAGCTACAAAAGCAAGTGGCTCAGCTTAAGCATAAAGAAAGTTATGATCTAAACAAAGAACGTAAAGAATTGTCAGATAAGCCATTTTCTCGTCCAATTACGAAAAAAGAGCAAGCCGATATGGGGCAACTAAAGCGCCGCGTAAAAGGCATTGTTGTGGTTCACCCATTAACTAAGTTGGGTAAAGCCTTGCGTATTGACGAAGTAACTGGTTTTGCCGATAAAGAGTTTTAA
- a CDS encoding NAD(P)-dependent oxidoreductase: protein MRISFIGLGVMGYPMAGHLAKAGFDVRVYNRTFSKAQQWTQEYPGLAFDTVAECVQQADIVLVCVGNDDDVRSVTTSPTGAIAHMKPHAILVDHTTTSANLALELMQVAEQAKVRFMDAPVSGGQAGAENGVLTVMCGGEAADFAEMQAPFDAYAKSSVLMGEVGQGQRAKMVNQICIAGALTGLSEGLLLAEKSGLDIGTLVDCLKNGAAGSWQMENRAQTMAQDQFDFGFAIDWMIKDLGFCLEEAKQHDLTLPLTQTCSEAYQTLSKEGLGRMDTSVLIKAIRKQAQS, encoded by the coding sequence ATGCGAATTAGTTTTATTGGTTTAGGGGTTATGGGCTACCCAATGGCAGGCCACCTTGCAAAAGCCGGTTTTGACGTTCGAGTGTATAACCGAACCTTTAGTAAAGCACAGCAATGGACTCAAGAGTATCCAGGGCTCGCTTTTGATACCGTTGCGGAGTGTGTGCAACAAGCCGATATTGTGTTGGTGTGTGTAGGAAATGATGACGATGTACGTAGTGTTACTACTTCGCCAACGGGAGCCATTGCACACATGAAGCCACATGCGATATTGGTGGACCATACAACAACGTCGGCAAACCTTGCTCTGGAACTTATGCAAGTAGCAGAGCAAGCTAAAGTGCGCTTTATGGATGCGCCTGTATCTGGTGGGCAAGCAGGGGCGGAAAATGGCGTATTGACCGTTATGTGCGGCGGTGAAGCTGCGGATTTTGCTGAGATGCAGGCCCCATTTGATGCTTACGCTAAATCCTCGGTACTGATGGGGGAAGTGGGGCAAGGACAAAGAGCGAAGATGGTCAATCAAATCTGCATTGCAGGGGCGTTGACAGGCTTGTCTGAAGGGCTGTTATTGGCAGAAAAATCAGGCTTAGATATAGGCACTTTAGTTGATTGCCTTAAAAACGGTGCTGCTGGATCTTGGCAGATGGAAAACCGTGCGCAAACCATGGCTCAAGATCAATTTGATTTCGGTTTTGCTATTGATTGGATGATTAAAGACCTCGGTTTTTGTTTAGAAGAAGCCAAACAGCATGATTTAACCTTACCGTTAACCCAAACCTGCAGTGAAGCGTACCAAACCTTGTCTAAGGAAGGCTTAGGTCGAATGGATACCTCTGTGTTAATTAAAGCGATTCGTAAGCAAGCACAATCATAA
- a CDS encoding YebC/PmpR family DNA-binding transcriptional regulator, translated as MGRSFEVRKASMAKTAGAKIKVYSKYGKEIYMCAKNGGSDPDMNLSLKHLIAKAKKDQVPAHVIDKAIDKANGGGGEDYQPARYEGFGPGGTSVIVDCLTDNGNRTFQDVRQCFVKTGAKIGVEGSVSHMFDHQAVFQFKGDDDEAILETLMMEDVDVTDVELEDGVITVFAPNTEFFKTKTALNGAYPDLTMDVEEITFVPQIPTPVTGEDAEKFQKFLDLLDDCDDVQQVYHNAEL; from the coding sequence ATGGGAAGAAGTTTTGAAGTGCGCAAGGCCTCAATGGCCAAAACCGCTGGCGCAAAAATTAAAGTTTATTCTAAATACGGTAAAGAAATTTACATGTGTGCGAAGAACGGTGGTTCAGACCCAGACATGAACTTGTCTCTAAAACACCTCATCGCAAAAGCGAAAAAAGACCAAGTTCCAGCGCACGTTATCGACAAAGCGATCGATAAAGCCAATGGTGGCGGTGGTGAAGATTACCAACCGGCTCGTTACGAAGGATTTGGCCCTGGTGGCACCAGTGTCATTGTTGATTGTTTAACAGATAACGGTAACCGTACTTTCCAAGATGTACGCCAATGTTTTGTAAAAACAGGGGCTAAAATTGGTGTAGAAGGCTCGGTATCTCACATGTTTGATCATCAAGCTGTATTCCAGTTTAAGGGTGACGACGACGAAGCAATTCTAGAAACGTTAATGATGGAAGATGTTGACGTAACGGATGTTGAGTTAGAAGACGGTGTGATCACTGTGTTTGCACCAAACACTGAGTTCTTCAAAACGAAGACTGCACTTAATGGTGCTTACCCAGACCTAACAATGGATGTGGAAGAGATTACTTTTGTTCCACAAATTCCAACTCCAGTGACTGGGGAAGATGCAGAGAAATTCCAAAAATTCCTCGATCTTCTGGATGACTGTGATGATGTTCAGCAGGTTTACCATAACGCTGAACTATAA
- a CDS encoding DUF3283 family protein: protein MSINLSKLPAEEKYRVELDKQASYLVWKVKNGQGTELEISEQRSKLKSEQHVLWFDESVSKYRQMMNLR from the coding sequence ATGTCGATAAATCTTTCTAAACTTCCTGCTGAAGAGAAGTACCGTGTTGAGTTGGACAAGCAAGCATCTTATTTGGTGTGGAAGGTCAAAAACGGGCAAGGTACTGAACTAGAGATTTCAGAGCAACGCAGCAAGCTTAAAAGCGAACAACACGTGCTTTGGTTTGACGAGTCTGTTTCGAAGTATCGACAGATGATGAATTTAAGGTAG
- a CDS encoding replication initiator protein RctB domain-containing protein — translation MANEDKILIQPPRSHKDGHLFEVNNAAIEWIEQYQHFKGVTKSIVELLNLISLRGMSSKDGYVSTTELINATDGQITRAAIQQRLRAAVNIGLFSQAAVRFETGLAGKTMLHRFVNPSLLITTLGSGSLQTETSKTTAKRKKTQALAQTRVNKQLLTEHGLNNPPAMLDEADQFVVSPTNWAGIIDQALAPPRTRKSYQKSMVSISGTRAIIETRSSKHIMTVDDLMTLFALFTLTVQYHDHHQDNYHINAQIAPNKTPLYITDILSLRGKKDSGPARDSIRDSIDRIEYTDFQLHELTGQWLSENMPEGFKSDRFRFLARTITASEEAPTENEAGEIKIKPNLYILVWEPSFYEELLTRDYFFLFPPEILRQHTLVFQLYSYFRSRMSRRSSDCMLLSELNQKLARNIEWRRFSMDLLRELKKLSNGKGDDDLFVVNLWGYHLTLSALDIKGKVKDYQVDIKCNAEEVIRYARARTTNAGKRNMAPTLPNPLRHEMVSKQKLDELAGIIDGEFEPIQRKKSSPRGNLGRRVKLRKHLVEINAEEITISLTKYTSPEALERSITALSAMTGHSPTSIREECQELLDKLDWLRVGDKVMSYETLSHTIELYNQDGAGSHLTIERLILGLAVRRKVCRQIFENHYDETVMRALREIASGS, via the coding sequence ATGGCCAACGAAGATAAGATCTTAATCCAACCCCCACGAAGCCACAAAGATGGACATTTATTTGAAGTGAATAACGCAGCTATCGAATGGATAGAGCAATATCAACACTTCAAAGGGGTAACCAAAAGTATTGTTGAATTATTAAACCTTATCTCCTTACGAGGAATGAGTAGCAAAGATGGTTATGTATCTACCACTGAGTTAATTAATGCAACCGATGGCCAAATTACCCGAGCGGCAATACAGCAACGCCTTAGAGCGGCTGTAAACATTGGTTTATTTAGTCAAGCCGCAGTACGTTTTGAGACTGGCCTTGCTGGTAAAACAATGCTGCATCGCTTTGTTAATCCCTCTTTGCTCATCACGACTCTAGGATCGGGCAGTTTACAAACCGAAACCAGTAAAACAACGGCCAAAAGAAAAAAAACACAGGCATTGGCGCAAACCCGCGTAAATAAACAGCTATTAACCGAACATGGCTTAAATAATCCACCAGCCATGTTGGATGAAGCGGATCAGTTTGTTGTATCACCTACCAATTGGGCTGGGATTATAGATCAAGCATTAGCGCCACCAAGAACAAGAAAAAGTTACCAAAAATCAATGGTTTCTATTTCAGGCACCCGAGCAATAATTGAAACCCGATCGTCAAAACATATTATGACAGTGGACGATCTGATGACCTTGTTCGCGCTGTTTACTCTAACGGTTCAGTATCACGATCACCATCAAGACAATTATCATATCAATGCGCAAATAGCCCCTAATAAAACCCCATTGTACATTACCGATATCTTATCTTTGCGGGGCAAGAAGGACAGTGGGCCTGCTAGAGACTCCATTCGTGATAGCATTGATCGTATTGAATATACCGATTTTCAATTGCATGAACTTACCGGCCAATGGCTCAGTGAAAATATGCCTGAAGGCTTTAAAAGTGATCGTTTTCGCTTTTTAGCCAGAACGATCACAGCCTCTGAAGAAGCTCCTACAGAAAATGAAGCAGGTGAGATCAAGATCAAACCCAACTTATATATTTTAGTTTGGGAACCTTCGTTCTATGAAGAGTTGCTGACTCGGGATTATTTCTTCTTATTTCCACCGGAAATTCTTCGTCAGCACACATTAGTCTTTCAACTTTATTCCTACTTTCGTAGCCGTATGTCGCGCCGTAGCTCTGATTGCATGTTACTTAGTGAGCTCAATCAAAAGCTAGCGAGAAACATAGAATGGCGTCGATTCTCCATGGATTTATTGCGAGAGTTGAAAAAACTGTCCAATGGGAAAGGGGATGATGATTTGTTTGTGGTGAATTTATGGGGGTATCACCTGACATTATCGGCATTAGATATTAAAGGCAAAGTTAAAGACTATCAGGTGGATATTAAGTGTAATGCGGAAGAAGTTATTCGATACGCCCGCGCCCGAACTACCAATGCCGGTAAACGAAATATGGCTCCTACCTTACCCAATCCACTGCGTCACGAAATGGTGTCTAAACAAAAACTTGATGAGTTAGCGGGAATTATTGATGGGGAGTTTGAACCTATTCAGCGCAAAAAGTCTTCTCCGAGAGGCAATTTAGGCCGCCGAGTGAAATTGCGTAAGCATTTAGTTGAGATCAATGCAGAAGAGATCACCATAAGTTTAACTAAATACACCTCTCCAGAGGCCCTAGAACGCAGTATAACCGCATTATCGGCAATGACTGGGCATTCTCCTACTTCTATCCGTGAAGAGTGTCAGGAGCTTCTAGATAAGCTAGATTGGTTGAGAGTCGGGGATAAGGTGATGAGTTATGAAACATTGAGTCACACCATTGAGTTGTACAATCAAGATGGCGCAGGATCTCATTTGACGATCGAACGTTTGATCTTAGGTTTAGCGGTACGTCGTAAAGTGTGTCGTCAGATCTTTGAGAACCATTATGATGAAACAGTAATGCGAGCCCTCAGAGAGATAGCGTCGGGCTCTTGA
- a CDS encoding ParA family protein: MKRESTIDNLYQLAEQTKQVQADRIEIVLEERNDQHFPPMSKALMETRSGLTRRKLDDAISKLEAKGHQFTKNNANHYSISLEEAHLLMESAGVEKFHQRKRNRNNKPWVVNVQNQKGGTGKSMTAVHLAACLALNLDKRYRICLIDLDPQGSLRLFLNPQISISEHENIYSAVDIMLDNIPEGSDVDLDFLRKNVLLPTQYPNLKTISAFPEDAMFNAEAWQSLSQDQSLDIVKLLKEKLIDKIADDFDVIMIDTGPHVDPLVWNAMYASNALLIPCAAKRLDWASTVNFFQHLPTVYEMFPEDWHGLEFVRMVPTMFEDDNKKQVSVLTEMNYLLQDQVMMATIPRSRAFETCADTYSTVFDLTPGDFEGGKKTLSVAQDAVQKSALELERVLHSHWASLKQED, encoded by the coding sequence ATGAAAAGAGAATCAACGATCGATAATCTTTATCAGTTAGCAGAACAAACAAAACAAGTTCAGGCTGACCGTATTGAAATTGTACTAGAAGAGCGAAATGACCAGCACTTCCCCCCTATGTCGAAAGCCTTAATGGAAACCCGTTCAGGCTTAACGCGTCGCAAACTCGATGATGCAATTAGTAAATTAGAAGCAAAGGGTCATCAGTTTACTAAGAACAACGCCAATCACTACTCTATTTCTTTAGAGGAGGCCCATCTATTGATGGAGTCTGCTGGTGTTGAAAAATTTCATCAACGTAAACGAAATAGAAATAATAAGCCTTGGGTTGTGAATGTTCAGAACCAGAAGGGCGGTACAGGCAAGTCTATGACAGCGGTGCATTTAGCCGCATGTTTAGCATTAAACTTAGATAAACGTTACCGCATTTGCTTGATTGATTTGGATCCTCAAGGGTCATTACGTTTATTCCTTAACCCGCAAATCAGTATCAGTGAACATGAAAATATTTACTCTGCAGTAGATATTATGTTGGATAACATACCTGAAGGTAGCGATGTTGATTTGGATTTCTTACGCAAAAATGTCCTGTTACCAACGCAATATCCTAATTTAAAAACCATCTCCGCATTCCCTGAAGATGCCATGTTTAATGCTGAAGCATGGCAATCTCTTTCTCAAGATCAGTCTTTAGATATTGTTAAACTGCTTAAAGAAAAGCTGATTGATAAAATTGCCGATGATTTTGATGTCATCATGATTGATACCGGACCGCATGTAGATCCTTTAGTTTGGAATGCTATGTATGCGTCCAATGCTTTGCTTATTCCGTGTGCCGCTAAGCGATTAGATTGGGCCTCTACAGTTAACTTTTTTCAACATTTACCCACTGTGTATGAGATGTTCCCTGAAGACTGGCATGGTTTAGAATTTGTGCGCATGGTACCGACAATGTTTGAAGATGATAATAAGAAGCAAGTGTCGGTGTTAACTGAGATGAATTACTTATTACAAGATCAAGTGATGATGGCCACCATACCGCGAAGCCGTGCTTTTGAAACGTGTGCGGATACCTATAGTACAGTGTTTGATTTAACCCCTGGCGATTTTGAAGGGGGCAAAAAAACATTATCAGTTGCACAAGATGCGGTTCAAAAAAGTGCCTTAGAACTGGAACGTGTACTGCACAGTCATTGGGCGTCATTAAAACAGGAGGATTAA
- a CDS encoding ParB/RepB/Spo0J family partition protein, whose amino-acid sequence MAIKTSDLNAKLFGKANKRRATTPAEAQHAVKENAQVIELSVAGQEMVSFKLERIAAQEIEKKTVVFSDNSREQSFLNEHALADILVTLKERGQQYPAVGRLNSDGKIEVLDGSRRRKSCILAQKDFLIYVADDITGEHAKFLSDVANAHKPLSLYEKGREMQAKLDSGAVSDQKGLAGLFQCSEALVSGALKAASLPLPLLQAYPNVTELGRPTIVKLHKLFNELAQDAQQDILDKCQQGGTFVWQRFDGMSEAKITKQVTVLLEGWIAELNQTVVNDVKKPVELVKGKVTYVRKGQSLALNLKKIDDSLAQEIIQFIESKVQ is encoded by the coding sequence ATGGCGATAAAAACATCCGACTTGAACGCCAAATTATTTGGTAAAGCCAACAAACGCAGAGCGACAACGCCTGCAGAAGCGCAACATGCGGTGAAAGAAAATGCGCAAGTTATTGAGCTTTCAGTGGCTGGCCAAGAGATGGTTTCGTTTAAATTAGAACGCATTGCCGCTCAAGAGATTGAAAAGAAAACCGTGGTTTTCTCTGATAACTCACGAGAACAGTCATTTTTAAATGAACATGCCTTAGCGGATATTTTGGTGACTCTTAAAGAAAGAGGGCAGCAGTATCCAGCAGTAGGTCGTCTAAACAGTGATGGTAAGATTGAAGTTCTTGATGGTAGCCGTCGTCGTAAGTCTTGTATTTTGGCGCAAAAAGACTTTCTCATCTATGTTGCGGACGACATTACCGGTGAGCATGCTAAGTTTTTATCTGATGTGGCTAATGCACATAAACCTCTGTCCCTTTACGAAAAAGGACGTGAGATGCAAGCCAAATTGGACAGTGGTGCTGTGTCTGACCAAAAAGGGCTTGCTGGGCTATTTCAATGTAGCGAAGCCTTAGTGAGTGGCGCACTGAAGGCCGCTTCTCTGCCTCTACCATTGCTCCAAGCATATCCAAATGTCACAGAGCTTGGTCGTCCCACCATTGTTAAGCTGCATAAGTTGTTTAACGAGTTAGCACAAGATGCACAACAAGACATTTTGGATAAGTGCCAGCAAGGGGGCACTTTTGTGTGGCAACGTTTTGATGGCATGAGCGAGGCAAAGATCACCAAGCAGGTAACAGTACTGTTAGAAGGGTGGATTGCTGAGTTAAATCAAACCGTGGTAAACGATGTCAAAAAACCGGTTGAGTTGGTCAAAGGTAAAGTGACTTACGTTCGTAAGGGCCAATCACTGGCGCTGAACTTGAAAAAAATTGATGATAGTTTGGCTCAAGAAATTATTCAGTTTATAGAGAGTAAAGTTCAATAA
- a CDS encoding mechanosensitive ion channel family protein: MEAEHITGQRIAEHLGHFMLDLLLLLGIEFDRHNIFADIMLLLTTLLFALLCYLLIRHFARAFIRSSSKNYPEKIRLVIKRKHAAEKVALLIPYYLFMSSIELIVPKERGLGQVLNGLLEIGAAIIVLRALFSIFDLVLVVLANKHFAHRLPLHGIIQFLKLCFVALACLLTISHILDRTPIYLISGVSVMAGMIAFVMKDTILGFIAGIQLAANKMISTGEWIQLDNHNVDGTVQEVTLTTVKVKNWDNTIAMIPSQTLVSEPFINWYGIEETGARRIKRAIFIDTESITFLDDELLAKMQRFRLLKNYILRKQREIQEYNQTLSQDADPVNFRRLTNLGCFREYIASYLATHPAVIQELTIVVRQLESNHFGLPLEIYCFVNKTSIKDYERAQADLFDHIYSILREFNLKTVKPLPSFNQ, encoded by the coding sequence ATGGAAGCGGAACACATCACAGGTCAGCGTATAGCTGAGCATTTAGGACACTTTATGCTAGACCTACTCTTACTATTGGGTATTGAGTTTGACAGACATAATATCTTTGCCGATATCATGTTACTGCTCACCACTTTGCTTTTTGCCCTATTATGCTATTTGCTAATACGCCATTTTGCTCGCGCCTTTATACGCAGTAGCAGCAAAAATTATCCAGAAAAAATACGCCTCGTAATTAAGCGTAAACACGCCGCAGAAAAAGTCGCTCTACTGATCCCCTACTACTTGTTCATGTCTTCTATTGAATTGATAGTACCAAAAGAAAGAGGACTCGGTCAGGTACTCAATGGACTACTAGAAATTGGCGCGGCTATCATTGTTCTAAGGGCCTTATTTAGTATTTTTGACCTAGTGCTGGTGGTATTGGCCAATAAGCACTTTGCCCACCGTTTGCCATTACACGGCATTATTCAGTTTCTCAAACTGTGCTTTGTGGCGTTAGCCTGCCTACTTACCATCTCACATATTCTTGACCGCACCCCTATATATCTCATCTCTGGAGTCAGTGTCATGGCGGGCATGATTGCGTTTGTCATGAAAGATACCATTCTTGGGTTTATTGCAGGCATTCAATTGGCTGCCAATAAAATGATTTCTACTGGAGAATGGATTCAGTTGGATAATCATAATGTTGACGGCACAGTACAAGAAGTGACACTCACCACGGTAAAAGTTAAAAACTGGGATAACACTATCGCGATGATCCCTTCACAAACCTTAGTAAGCGAACCCTTTATCAATTGGTATGGCATCGAAGAAACGGGGGCACGACGCATTAAGAGAGCCATTTTTATTGATACTGAAAGCATTACTTTCCTAGACGATGAATTACTAGCAAAAATGCAGCGCTTTCGATTACTAAAAAACTACATTTTGCGAAAGCAACGAGAAATACAAGAGTACAATCAAACCCTTTCGCAAGATGCCGACCCCGTTAACTTTAGACGACTGACTAATCTGGGGTGCTTTAGAGAATATATTGCAAGCTACCTTGCTACACATCCTGCGGTTATCCAAGAGTTAACCATTGTGGTAAGGCAATTAGAAAGCAACCATTTTGGCTTGCCTTTAGAGATCTACTGTTTTGTAAATAAAACCAGCATCAAAGATTACGAACGAGCACAAGCGGACTTATTTGATCACATTTATTCCATTTTGCGAGAGTTTAACTTAAAAACCGTTAAGCCCCTGCCCTCTTTCAACCAATAA